The Carassius gibelio isolate Cgi1373 ecotype wild population from Czech Republic chromosome A19, carGib1.2-hapl.c, whole genome shotgun sequence genome segment GTTTGCCTGAGGCTCTGGATAACCGgtaataatgctgtaaataatgttcagtttcttgcacagactgatcgtttcacttcataagacctccAGGATCTTCAGGAGGCGCCGGGATTCGTTCTGTGCTCCCTGATATGATTCTTTTGACTCTTAGAGTGACGGCAGCCATTGGCTTGTTTTTATGAAGGACCACGGTTTCTGCTGAAAACCTTCTCTATATCTCGGATGAGCTGAGAGAGAGCGCGTGAACAGCACACTCTGATTTCGTGTGAAGCGTCTCTTTAAGATGGCGGTGAGTATGTCCTCGGTTGGTTTGGTGACCCAGCGCTGTCAGTAAGATGTTATTTCCTGGTGTTCAGGCCAGAGGACCTGCGCCGAGAGTTCGGCCGATACGGCCCCATTGCAGACGTCTACATTCCCCTAGACTTCTATTCTCGCCGCCCCAGAGGATTTGCGTACATTCAATATCCTTTGGCTGCGAGAGCAGCGTGTGCATGTGTCCGGTCTAACCCTTATCTCTCTGTTGTCGCCCCAGACTGTGTACCGGCGTCCCGTTCTGGAGCCCGGCACAAAGACACAGTTAAAGAGACGTGTAGAGTAGGACTAAAAGACAAGCCGcctcaagaaagaaagaaagacggcTGCTTGCAGAGAGACAGAGTGTGAAAGCAAAGAATATTAAAGCTTCAAGACACAAAGAGGCATTATGGGGCCGAGACGAGCGGCGGCTCCAGGTTAAAGAGCGTAAAGATGACTCCAGTATCCTCCATGGTTCAGGACACAAGCGTAATCTGAGTCATGTGATGTGAGGTGAACGTGTTCGGTTAGACCCTTAACAGCGCAGCACGTTTGAGGACGTCCGGGACGCAGAGGATGCCCTGCACAATCTggacaggaagtgtgtgtgtggacgGCAGATCGAGAGGGCGACCGCAAGAGTGAGTGCTGACCCGCTCTGAGATGAGGAGTGTTTCTGGGACGCCTGTGACTGACCTGTGTGTGTTCCTCAGCGCCGGGCCAGATGAAGTCCAAGGAGCGTCAGTCGCCCCGCAGTCACTCACGATACGAGGAGTACGAGGGGCGCAGACGCTCTCGCAGCCGCAGGTCACGCAGACGATCCCCGAGTCCTCGAGAGTGAGCGAGCGAGCGTCACACACCATCACACAGTCCTGTGAGGTCCAGACACTGACCGTGTGCTTCTCTTCAGCAGATCCAGAGGAAGCAGACGCAGCCGAGAACACGAGCGGTACGAGCTCAACTAACCCTACACAACACGACGTCTACAGCTGGAAGATCCTTCCGGAAACATACACCAGAGCTTCAGTTAGTGCTGTGTGCTGTTAGATTAGTACAGTGTGCGTACTTTATCTcattaaaactaatattaaaagtGCTCAccttattaataaaacattatctaCAGAAAAGATGAAGACAATGCACAAAGTTTCGTGTTAAGCTCATAGAAGCATTCTAACGGGTGTAGGTTATTAATAAAACATCCAGGCAAGATGAGCccaaaacatgaacacatcacGGTTTCACGTGAAGCATTTTCTTGAGTTTGTGTGGGTGATAAAATGCTTAATAACAGTCCTAGTGTGGGAGGGATCAGAATAAAATTTCCTTCAATAACTAATAAGCCTTGTTAAgaggacagttcaccccaaaattaaaattgtcatcgTTTACAGAGTATGAGTTTCCATCttctgtaaataaatcaaaacagacATTTAAGATTGTGTTTACCGAACAGCTGCTGGACAGATGATCTCTAACTCAATGTTCAGACAAACATTCTTCTAAATCTCTTCTTGTGTGTCCAGCTGCAGAAGAAGCTCATTCTCTGTAAACCTGTTCTCAACGGCAGTCCTCGCACCCCACTGCTCTCCATATTTAGGACATCTCTCTTTAACACCCCTGATTATCAGCTCATTAGCAGTGATCTCCGCGCATCaactgtgttcccattgttcattgctccctactccctgagcaggtgAGATCTGCTGACGTTCTCCTCACTTCTGAACATTGATTCACTGATTTGTGCTGCGCAGCGTCTTTACACATCTCATACCTCTGTAAATAcaacaatttaaattcacgtctcgcacaGTTCAGTGCACTTTGAAACATACGTTCGCTTTGATCTGGAATCATGGCAGATTATCCTgagatgtccacttcgcagggcacttgcGTTCGagtagaacaaacgtctgaagcgcTAAGAGAAACGCTGAAAATGTGAGAGCATCGGTGCGCGAGGACTGAACGGAGAACCGCTGCTGTAAACACTGACGTGCTCAGTTACTCAGTGTGAGGTGATGCTTGTTAGAAAGTGGAAGCTGTTTTCTACACTTTCACTATTACACCGCAATCTGTTTCCTAACACTGAACTGAATTTCTAGTTTGTTTAGAAATATAAAAGTTAGGTTTCTTGGAGTGGCTCTGTTGCCTTTTTTCTTTGTGGTGGAAACTGTTACTGAACAAGCAGAAGTGAATCTTCCACATAGAAACCctgaaaacaaaatcattttttgaagttATTACCAGGACTGAAAAAACAGTGAAAGCAGAAAAAGATGAACCCTTTATTTTACAGACATTGTTCGTGCTTGAAGGACCTCTGTTTATATCGATGatgaatgcagtgtgtgtgttgtaattCTGGTGCGTGGTCATGTGACTCCTGCAGGCACCGGGCGTCTGGGCGTGACCCCCCCCGCTCCCGGAGCCCCTCCCACTCGAGGAGCAGGGGCGGAGCTCGAACCCGCTCCAGGTCCAGGTCCAGGTCTCCCAGCGAGCTCCACACAGAGACCCAGGACACCGCTGCAGAAGAGAAGACACATGAGCGCTCCCCGACCCGCTCCAGGTCCCGCTCGCACTCTTGGGCCGGACACAAGTCCTGGGGGCATTAGATCCACACATGAGCCTCAGGGGCGACTGGATGGGTCAGTTTGGGGCAGAAGGTCATGAACCTGCTCATTTCTTTTAATAAGGAGAGGGATTTCAGTTTCTGTTAAAGTGTTAGCATTGAAGACATCTGTGTGGTTTAGTTTACAAGCTGTGCAGAGCGAGAGATGTCAATCACATCAAtattttttcagatatttttaaGTTGACCAGTAATGGCCCTCCATTTGAAACGGTCTTCCATGTGTGTCTCGAACCCGTTTATTGTGAAGTCTGCAGGCCTTTTACATGTAACCTCAGAATGAAATAAATTTCCTGTGCATCAGTATGTTGtcgttttgatttaattttattatttcataattagATCTTGATTTTGAAGGAATTATGTTGATTTAGCTCCATCCTGActtattaaattgttattatgAATCTAGTTTCCTAAACTTAAACTTTGTCATGCGCACCCCTTCATGTCCTTCCATCGGATCACCAGTCACACCGCGAGGACATTAAAGCACCCTTTCTGGTTCCCAAAGAGCCGTTCAGCCGTTTAATCAACATTTTAACAAACCTTTTTAATCTTTTGTGGTTGGAAATTTTGTCGGTCAGTGTAGGACTGTCAGACAGAGGaagatatttgtaatgtttttgaatgatatttatatatttaacatttttttataacataagtagaaatataattttttgtgttcTATAGAAGAATGACACAAGGGGAATCATTAATAGCCTCTTACACGTTGTCGTAAATCCCAGTCTGTCACAGAAACTTGATTCTGTCCTGTGTTTTGAGTGTCATGTTTTCTACATGAGTGCCCTTTGACACGTGTCTGACCCTGATGTGACCCTTCAGCGTCAGATGATCGTTGTTTGCGTGTAAGTGAACAGCTGCTCATGTACAAGAGTGACAAATCAATGAACCTGCTCGCACGCCACCGAAaccatcccacaatgcactgcctCACAGGACCCCCCCAGCCATTCTCTGGCCATCGATTCTTCAGTGATGGGTTTAGAAACATCGACAGACGTCGGGCTTGAGGGGAGATCTGGGATTGGATTCTGAGAGAGCAGTTCATGTATGAAATTGGACATGACTGACTGATCGTTAATCAGGATAATAAGCATCGACTGATGGAGAACGCACTCGTGTGGATCTCAGGAGTGTTGAGGAACAGCAGAACCCGTCTCTTCACCTAACAGCTGGACTTCATTAATAATCCATAATTGCTTTGTGAGTTATGTGATCGCAGCAGTGCTGTCTCACTTCATCAGGACAGTAGAGACTGGTTTGGTCCAGATGACCTGCAGGCCTTTACAGCAGCACGCAAACAAATCACATTGATTACTTTGGCCGGGGTATAAAGTTAGCAGCGACCTAGATCCTCAAACCACACTATCCTCTTTCAGAGAACTGTTAGATGTTTTTTGATCATGCCTCCAGTGTGATCAACACTTAACCCTCATTCACCATTTTTATATCTTTTAGAAAAGTGACTAATTCGAACGGTGAGTACAGAGCTATTTAGTATTTCTTGTCTGTGAAATCTGGTGTGGATGTGGAGAAGTGAGTGACTCCTGCTGTCGTCCGTCTGCAGCGGCAGTGATGTCTGTGTGAGGATGGGCGACTGGAACTTTCTGGGAGGGATTCTGGAGGAGGTTCACATCCACTCCACTATGGTGGGGAAGATCTGGCTCACCATCCTCTTCATCTTCCGTATGCTGGTGCTGGGTGTGGCGGCCGAGGACGTGTGGAACGACGAGCAGTCCGACTTCATCTGTAACACGGAGCAGCCCGGCTGCCGAAACGTCTGCTACGACCACGCCTTCCCCGTCTCGCTCATCCGCTACTGGGTCCTGCAGGTCATCTTCGTCTCCTCGCCCTCGCTGGTCTACATGGGCCACGCCATCTACCAGCTGCGTGCCCTGGAGAAGGAGCGTCACTGCAAGAGAGTGGCTCTCCGGCGCGAGCTGGAGACGATGGAGGCGGAGCTGGTGGAGGCTCGGCGGCGGGTGGAGCGGGAGCTGAGGCAGCTGGAGCAGGGCAAGCTGAACAAGGCTCCGCTCCGGGGCCCGCTGCTGCAGACCTACCTGGCACACATCGTGACCCGCTCCGTGGTGGAGGTGGGCTTCATGACGGGACAGTACCTGCTGTATGGACACCACCTGGAGCCTCTGTACAAGTGTGAGCGGGAGCCGTGTCCCAACGTGGTGGACTGCTTCATCTCACGACCCACAGAGAAGAGCGTCTTCATGGTGTTCATGCAGGGCATCGCCGCCGCGTCCCTGTTCCTCAGCCTGCTGGAGATCCTGCACCTGGCCTACAAGAAACTGAAG includes the following:
- the gja9b gene encoding gap junction protein alpha 9b, with product MGDWNFLGGILEEVHIHSTMVGKIWLTILFIFRMLVLGVAAEDVWNDEQSDFICNTEQPGCRNVCYDHAFPVSLIRYWVLQVIFVSSPSLVYMGHAIYQLRALEKERHCKRVALRRELETMEAELVEARRRVERELRQLEQGKLNKAPLRGPLLQTYLAHIVTRSVVEVGFMTGQYLLYGHHLEPLYKCEREPCPNVVDCFISRPTEKSVFMVFMQGIAAASLFLSLLEILHLAYKKLKKGLLDYYPHLKDDLGDYYGAKKNSVVHQGRRATIPTAPSGFAPLLEKQGNGPTYPVLINPSSAFVPIQGVSDVQRENKDVVPSLLEHNSNSNNPCSETRSPVVHTRFPPEPESAGFSSLLITDARKQRRVSPAWNCSTVVEGNVSDSGDLRRSGGTHTPDSEPSSGSRQHGSVESPSFSPNRQRTSLTSSSRRAASDLQI